The genomic interval CAAAAACGCTCTCTATCCGCCCCAAATAAAGCTTGTAACGAACCAAATTCTTGGAGTAAGTCACGCGCTAAATCAACGGCTGTTTTTCCTTGCGTGCCTGTTCGCAAAAAAATGGCCAATAATTCAGCATCGCTTAGTGCATCCGCCCCGCGTTGTAACAGTTTTTCACGAGGACGCTCTTCTTCTGCCCAGTCTGTTATTGCCATTAAAAATTCTTCCGTTTAACCTTAGAGTTCTTAAATCATAGAAGATTTTTTTTATCCTTGCCATAATAGAGCCTATTTCCATGATGATTAAAGGGGTCTTATTATTAAACAACATATTCTACTTGCCGTCTGTGGCGGCATTGCCGCTTATAAGTCAGCAGAAATAGTTCGTTTGTTAGTTAAAAAAGGCCATGCGGTTAAGGTCATTATGACGGATTCAGCGATGGAATTTATTCGGCCTTTAACCTTTCAGGCATTATCGGGAAACCCTGTGCAAACGCAATTATTGGATACCGAACAAGATAATGCGATGGGGCATATTAATCTAGCACGTTGGGCCGATAAAATTATTATTGCACCCGCAACGGCTAACATAATCGCTAAATTAGCCCACGGTTTAGCCGATGATTTAGTCAGCACTTTATGTCTGGCCGCTGAATGCCCTATTTATATTGCGCCTTCGATGAATCAGGCTATGTGGCATAAACCTATTACGCAGACAAATATTAACGCATTACAACAACAAGGAATGCAGCTTATTTTTCCTGAACAAGGAGAACAAGCGTGTGGCGAAGTGGGTTGGGGACGACTTGCCGAGCCGTTAATAATTTGTCAGTCTGTCATTGAGGACGATATATCAACGGTTAATAACAGTTTGAAAGGCGTTCGTTTATTAATTAGTGCAGGGCCTACCCGCGAACCTTTGGATCCTGTTCGTTATTTGACGAATCGCAGCTCAGGAAAAATGGGGTATGCACTAGCAGAAGCGGGACTATGGGCGGGCGCATCAGTTAGTTTAGTCAGCGGTGTGGTTAATTTGACCGCGCCTTCTGAGGTTAATTTAACGGTCGTTGAAACCGCAGACGAGATGTTTCAAGCGGTTATGTCAAAAGCGACCTCACACGATATTTATATTGGTTCGGCGGCGGTTGCCGATTATACGCCTGTTCAAATGTCCTCTCAAAAAATAAAAAAACAAAAGCAAGAAATGATCCTAAGCTTGCAAAAAACGAAAGATATTTTAGCGGAAGTGGCTTTATTAGCGAAGCGACCTTTTGTTGTAGGCTTTGCCGCTGAAACAGATCATCTTGAAACCTATGCGCGTGATAAACTGCAATGCAAAAACTTGGACATGATTGCGGCGAATTGGGTGGGGCGTGAACAGGGTGGATTTGAAAACAATGAGAATGCGTTACAGGTTTTTTGGCATAATGGTCACAAAAATTTCCCCCTAATAAATAAAAAGCATCTAGCGAAGCAATTAATCGCTTTGATCGCTGAGATAAGAAATGAAAACAATACAATTAAAAATACTTGATAAACGCTTAGGCCATGAAATCCCCTTACCTAATTATGCAACAACAGGGTCAGCGGGGTTAGATTTACGCGCCTGTATAGAGACAGCGACCACGTTATTACCTGGCGATACCCTTTTAATTCCAACAGGATTAGCCATTCATATTAATAACCCCCACTTAGCGGCCATGCTATTACCTCGCTCAGGTTTAGGTCATAAGCACGGTATTGTGCTGGGGAATTTGGTGGGACTCATTGATTCCGATTACCAAGGTCAAGTTTTTGTTTCTTGCTGGAATAGAGGAAGCAGTGAATTTGAGATTAATATCGGTGAACGAATCGCACAAATGGTGTTTGTTCCTGTTGAACAAGTTGAATTTGAACGCGTTGATGAATTTAATCAAAGTTTGCGGGGTGCGGGTGGTTTTGGTCATACCGGTCGTGATTAAAACGACTGTTAAGGAAAATTAAAATGGCTCGAATTTTTGGAATAGCGGCTGCCTTTACGATTGCTATGATTGTACTGAGTAGTTTAGGTGTTTTTTGGGTCTCCACAATAACATCGGAGGCTAAAGAAGAGTCCAAACAAGAATTGACAAATTCTGCGATTAAAGTGCTTGCTTATACGGTTTATTCACAAGTTAAACTGCTTGAAAAACAGGTTGCGCAATTAGCAACTGACCGCGATGTTATTGCCGCAACTGAAAGTGCCGATCGAGTCCTACTTGAAAATATTGCCTATAAATTTCAAACACAATTACCTTACGCGCTCAAAGTTAGAATCTGTTTGCTTGGAATTGATCGAATTGATGAAACCGCAAAACCTTATATGGGGCAAGCAGATTTATTTTTAGTCCAAAAAACATTTGAAAGTAAACAACTGTCTGCGGTACAAGGGCAAGGTATTAATCGGCATTTTGCAATTACGGCAGCAATAAAAAGAGATAATCAGATTATTGGGGTTATTTTAGCAAGTTTAGATGTCAATTTTCTTCGGCGGTTATTTAAAAATTCCCCGATAGAAAATAACTTTGTTATGTTAAAACAACGCGATATGACCGTAGCAAAAATAGGGGATGTTTCGATGAAAAATAAATCGTTTCATGTCTTAAAAATTCCTGATACCCGCTGGCAACTTGATTATTGGCCCTATCAAACGAATCAAGCAGGTCAAAGCGTCGTTGTTAAGAAAAGTAGCCTTCCTCGTTATGAGTTATTAACCGTGATTATAATCGGGGTTAGTTTACTGACCTGCCTTATCTATTTTTTTGGTTATTATCAAGTACGAGGATTATTACGGCAAGATCAAAAAAAATTAATTTATGCGATTAAAGATTTAAGAGCGGGGAAAGATGTCAGTCATTATTCAATGCACTTAATTGAAATGAAAGTTATTATCGCGACACTGGCAAAATTTAAACGTTCTCATAAAAAACAACTTAAACGTAAAAATCCTCCCCCTCCAACGATCGCACCGACAAAAGAAAAATTATCGCCACCGCTCCCAAAATCCATAGCGCAGTCTAAAGAAGAACCCAATCCTGAGCCGTTACTTGAGGCAGAGTCAAAAAAATCATTAAAAACCACTATAAATCCGACTATTCCAGACAAGATAGCCCCCCCATATCTGGAAGAAACTATTTTTAAAGTTTATGGTATTCAAGGGATTGCAGGCAAAAATTTATCGAAAACCAAAGTTTATGAAATTGGTTTAGCCATTGGTTCCGAGGTGAAAAATAAAGGACGACGGATGGTTGTCGTTGCTAAAGATGGTCGGCTTTCAAGTGATGATTTAATTGAGAGTTTGGTTAAAGGACTTATTTCTACAGGCTGTAATGTTTTAGATTTAGGGCAAATACCTACCCCGTTATTGTATTTTATTACGCATCATGTCGGAGGACGCTCGGGTGTGATGATTACAGGGGGTCACCTTGCCTCTGAATATAACGGTTTAAAGGTGGTTATTAATGGTGAAATTTTAGCAGGCGAAAAGATTCAGCAGCTTCGACAACGTATTGAAGATGAACGTTATATTACCGGGTCATTAGGCACTGTGGAAAAAAATGATTCGTACGGTGAAGAGTACATCGGAACCATTTGTGATGATATCGAACTTAAAAGAAATTTAAAGGTAATTGTCGATTGTGGTAATGGAATTGTGGGTAAAATTATTTCTGAATTACTGGAAAACTTAGGGTGCGATGTAACCTTGCTCTATAATCAGGTAGATGGTCACTTTCCAAATCATCTTCCCGACCCAACCAACCCTGAAAATTTTAAAGAACTGATTAACAAGGTTAAAAATGATAAAGCCGATGTCGGTTTGTCTTTTGATGGCGATGGAAACCGTTTAGGGGTTGTTGATAGTCAAGGAAAAATCATCTGGACAGACCGACAAATGATGTTATTTTCTAAACAAATTTTAGGTAAACAAGTAGGCGCTGAAATTATTTATGACATCAAATGTTCACAGCATTTAGGGGAATATATTAAAAAACAAGGAGGTCGCCCTATCATGTGGAAAGCAGGCCATTCTTTTTTAAAAGAAAAGATGCAAGAAAAAAGCGCGGTACTTATAGGGGGGATGTCAGGAAATATAGCGTTTAATGATCGCTGGTTTGGATTTGATGACGCGCTTTATTCAGCCGCTCGACTGTTAGAAATATTAGCCGCCGATAAACGTTCATCCCATGAAGTTTTTGCAGAATTACCTGATAGTATTAACACCGCTGAAATATTAATTGAGATTGCAGAAAATGAAAAATTTCCTTTTATAGCTGAGTTTATAAAAAGAGCCGACTTTCCTGATGCGACACTGATTGATATCGATGGTTTACGGATAGAGTTTGATGATGGATGGGCATTAGTACGGGCATCGAATAGCAGCTCGTCAATTATGCTGCGATTTGAAGCCGATAATCAAGAGGCTCTGTTAAAAATACAACAACGAATTAAGCAATTAATGAGCGAAATTAATCAAGGAATTAAAATTCCTTTTTAGCGGCTATCTCTTTTAAGGTGAAATTTGATGCGGAATCTACATGGATTTTACGCTCGTTACAAAGATTCGAGTCAAAAATAGTAACCGAGTACAAAAGCGATAATCATTTGAAGTTAGTCACATTTTTTAGTCATTTACTGACCCTATTACGGTATTTTAGCCTAAAAACTATATTTGAAGTGTTAAAGGATAATAAACATTATGATTACCATTTATAACCAAGACCCTGTACGTCAACAGGCACTCTCAAGCTTTTTAAAGCTATGCCATATTAAAACGTACCCCAGTAAAACTATTTTAATTAAATCAGGTGATATTAACGAAACCCTCTATTACATTATTAAAGGGTCAGTTTTAGTGGATGCGGAAGATGATGATGGGAAAGAGTTAATTTTAGCCTACCTTAATAAAGGCGATTTTATTGGTGAAATGGGCGTTTTTAATGGGCAAGATCCCCGAATGGTGAATGTTAAAACCCGTTGTGAATGTACGGTGGCTGAAATTAGTCATGATCGTATTCGTAATGTGTTGAAAAAAGAATTACCTGAATATGCAGCAGATATTTTATTTATTATTGGCGAACAAATGGCCGAACGGTTATTTATTACCAGTCGTAATTTTCGTGATCTTGCCTTTATGGATACCAAGGGACGAATTGCCAGAACCTTATTAGATTTGTGTAAAGAACCTGATGCTATTACGCATCCTGATGGAATGCAGCTTCACATGAGCCGTCAAGAAATTAGTCATATTGTGGGTTGTTCCCGTGAGGTCGTTGGACGCGTTTTAAAAGAATTAGAAGAAAAAGGTTTGATTACTGCACATGGTAAAACGATTGTTGTTTTTGGAACACGTTAATGATTTTTCACTAAGGAGGCTTAGCTTATGTGGTTAAAAGCATTTCATTTAATTTTTATGGTCACGTGGTTTGCAGGTTTGTTTTATTTGCCCCGTTTATTTGTTTATCATGCCATGAGTGAAGATGAAACCAGTAATGAGCGTTTTAAGGTGATGGAAAGAAAACTGTTTTTTGGTATTATGACCCCCGGTCTGATCGTGACCTTTATCTTTGGTTTTTGGATGCTGTTTGATTATGCGTGGGCAATGTATTCATCAATGGGGTGGTTACATTTAAAGTTGTTGTTATTGGCCGCACTGGTTATTTATCATTATTTTTGTTATTTATGGCTCAACGATTTTAAACATGATCGCAATCAACGCAGCCATGTTTTTTATCGCTGGGTTAATGAAATCCCTGTCTTATTTTTAATCGGTCTTATTCTTTTAGCCGTAGTTAAGCCATTTTAAGGTATTGTAGCCTTTATTTTCTAACCCTTGAAATGAAAAAAAATTCACCCTTGAAATGAATACAACAACTAAAAATAAATTATGTCTCGTTTTAAGTTTAAGTCTTATTCCTTCCTTTGCTTCAGGTGAAGAAAGTATGACCGACCTAATAGATATGGATTTGAGTGACTTAGAAGAGGTTATGGTTTCGGTTGCGACGAAAACAAATAAAAATATTAAAACTGTACCGTCGTCAGTCACCGTTTTTACCGCCGTTGAAATTCGTTCTATGGGCATAAAATCGGTTCAAGAATTATTGAATTTCGTTCCTGGGTTTCAAAGTACGCGTGAAAGTCGTGTGAACCAAGGCTCAATGGTTTCTGCGCGGGGGGCATCAACGCCTCAAACATCGTATAATATATTATTTATGTTAGATGGGCATCGGTTAAATGATGTTAGTAGCGGCGGAGCTATGATCGCTAACCGTTATCTTACTACAGCCAATATCAAACAAATTGAAGTTATTCGAGGGCCAGGTTCTGCTCTTTACGGCACCAATGCTTTTTCAGGGGTAGTTAATATTATTACTAAAGATCAGCCTGAAAAGAATAAAAACTATCAGTTTTTTTAGCGGGGGGAAATTTAGATAGTCATGAATTCCATGCCCAAGTTTCAAAACAAGAAAAAGACTGGGGCGTAAGTCTTTTTGGTCAGTATTATGATGATAATGGACAAAATTATGAGACAGTTGATGCCGATGAAATTGAAAAAGATCAAGAAATTTATGCAAAATTGCGTTGGCGTGATTTTCGATTAAATTTACGCTACTCAGAAGAACAGTTAAACGGGTTTTTTAATACAAAAAATCAACAATCCGAAAATATACAACAAGAATCGGCTCATCTTGAATATGATCTGCTTACTTTAAAAGATTTAAACTTAACCTTACGCAGTAGTTTTCAGTATATTCGTCAAACGTCTTATGATATAAATAATCAACAGAGTTCACGTATTGAGGATAATGAATTTAATATCGGTCTTGATGGTCGTTACCAGTTGAATGAAGATCATCTTTTGTTAGCCGGCATGGAGTGGCGTTATGCGACAGTAAAGGGAGATATACTTTCAGGTAAACGGGATGTTTTTGGGGTTTATATTCAAGATCAATATCGATTTAATCAGCAATTAGAATTAACCCTTGGCTTACGGTATGACCATTATTCTGATGGTAATCAGGCGATTAACCCCCGTTTTTCCCTTGTTTATACCACTGATTTTAATTCAACCTTTAAACTGATGTATGGACAAGCCTTTCGCGCGCCTTCAATTCGACAAATCTCAAGAACACAGGGTTTAGGGGAGGCTGGGCTTAAATCAGAAGATATTAAAACCTTAGAGTTTGCTTGGCTACATACTTTCTTTAATAATTATCATACGTCATTAACTTATTTTCATAGCTGGAGTGAAAATAAGATTGATACGATTATTAACAGAAACCGACAACTTAGTGATTTTAAAAGGAAATTTACTAATATCGAAGGGACACTAAAAACCAGTGGAATAGAGTTTGAATTACAGGCACAAATTACGGATGAATTTTCGTTACGTTCTAGCTATACTTATCTTTTATCCACGGAAACAAACCCACGTCGAGTGGCTAAAAATACGTTTTCTTTGATCGCGATGTACGAATATAACGATTTTAATATTAATTTAAACGGTTATTATCATAGCGAAATGGATCAAGAAACCTCGAATAAAATTACAGAGCTGGATGATTATTGGCTGTTAAATGCCAATGTTCGTTATCAAATGACGAATTGGTTGGCCATTGTTAGCCAAGGGCATAACTTATTGAATGAGCAGTATTTTAGTTCAACCAAATTAGCGAATGAACCCAGTGGAATTCCCAACCGTGGGCGAACTTACTCAGTAGGCGTTGATGTTACTTTTTAACTAAGACAGTGTTTTTGTTAAGCTTGTAATGAGTTGTGACGCTTTTTGATAATTAAATCCTTCAAGCTCTTGTTTAATGTCTTCTAACTGTGGGTAGATATTTTTTTTCTGTTTCGACTGCTCCATTAAACAATGAATAGTTTGAATGGCCGAAAAATCATAGCGTGAAACTTGTGTTCTAACTTCACGTAACTGTAATTTTAAATCTAAGTTCTCATTTTGTTTAGGCGGCGGTTTTTGAGTGTCTGCACTAGAAATTCGTTCAATTCCATCCATAAAATGTTTTACTTCATCCGCAAGCGTCTGTAATTTTGTCGTATCCTCTACGGTTTCTTGTTCATTTAATAGCACCTCAATTTCAGCCGCAATGGTTGATAAGGCTGTTGCTCCTAAGTTAGCCCCAACGCCTTTGAGTGTATGCGCTTTTATTTTGGCCCCTTTAACATCATCATTTGCCAATTTTTGGGTTATATCATCAAAACTGTATTGGTGTTCTTTAATAAACATTTGCAACAGTTTAAGATAAAGCGTTCGATTTTGACCGACGCGTTCCATGCCACTTTGAAAGTTTATTCCTTTCATTTGCGGAAAGCCATCCGCATTATTTTTGAGATTAACCGTAGGTTGAGCAGTTTCAATGATTTCTGTTTTATGTAAATATTTAGCTAAAACTGTATATAAGGCGGTCGGGTCGATGGGTTTGGCGAGATGATCGTTCATACCTGCTGAGAAACAACGTTCTTTATCGTCACTCATGGCATGAGCTGTCATCGCTACAATGGGTAACTTGTCCTTCGTTAAATGTTTACGGATGGCTCTACTTGCTTGATGACCATCCATAATAGGCATCTGTATATCCATTAAAACTAAATCAAATGATTGTTGAGCGGCAATTTCAACCGCTTCTCGACCATTATTCGCTATGGTTACATTAACCCCTTTGTTTTCGAGTAACTCACAGGCTACTAATTGGTTGATTTCATTATCCTCAACCAACAACAAACGACTATTAATTATTTTTTCAGGATTTAACAGTGAGCGATCACTTTCTAATGATTTAACCTTCAAACAGCTTTTTTGATTAACAGCGATACTAATAGCATCCACTAAGTTTTCAGCTTGTAACGGTTTATTAATAATATTATCTGAGGTTAAATGATAATCTTGGGCAATAATAGTCTCGTGCTCTGAGGCACTTGCGATAATGGCTATTGCAACATGATCCCTAAATGATTTTTGAGAAAAGATAACCTGTTCGCTTGGAGAAATTGAATTCCAATTAATTAAAAATAAATCATAAGCATTGTTAGTCTCTAACTCATGAATAGCGGATGATAGCGAGTTTACAGGCGTTGTTGAAATATTTAACTCACCCAATAGATTATCAAATATTGTTTGATAGGTCGGGCTATTATTAAGTAATAATACCCTAAGGTGTTCAACCGCTACTTTATAATCTGTTAAACGGTTAGGCAGGTATTTAGAGCTTTTATCTAAGGTTACGTTAAAAAAGAAACGACTTCCCTTGCCAACTTCGCTTTCAACCTGAACTTCCCCGCCCATTAAATTAATAAGCTTTTGGGTAATCGCTAATCCTAACCCCGTCCCCCCATATTTTCGGGTGGTTGAGGCATCGGCTTGCGAAAAGGAATTAAATAAGCGATCTTGATACTGTGTTTCAATACCGACCCCCGTATCGACCACAGAAAAAAGTAAGGTTATTTGTTGATTACTTTCTTCCACGATTTCTATCGAAACAATGATTTCCCCTTTTTCAGTAAACTTAATGGCATTACTAACTAGATTAATAATGACTTGACCTAAGCGAAAATCATCGCCAATCAAATAATATTCTAATTTTAGGGGCGATTGTAAAATAAGCTCTAACCCTTTTTTATCGGTTTCACCTGTAAAAATTTTAAGCTTACTCATGAGGTCGCTTAAGCTAAATTCAATTTCATCTAGCTCAAGCTGCCCTGATTCTATTCGAGAAAAGTCGAGGGTATCATTAATAACATTTAACAACCAAGAGGCTGAGGTATCTACCGTTGTTAAATAATTACGTTGTTTATGGGTTAATTCGGTTTTTAAGGCAAAGCGATTCATATTAATAATCGCATTCATCGGGGTGCGAATTTCATGGCTAATATTAGCGACAAATTCACTTTTTGCTTGATTAGCGGCTTCGGCTGTTAATAATGCTTTTTCTAAGGCTTCGGTCCGTTTTAATACTTTTTCTTCTAACGCTTCTTCATGGGATTGAATTTGCGACAACATTTCATTAAAGTTTTCAGTTAATCGCCCTACCTCATCATCACCAAAAACCTCAGCACGCGTTTGATAATTTTTATTCGCGGTAACATTTTTTGCTGTACTGGCTAATTGGAGAATCGGTAAAACTATTTGTTTAATAATCCGACCCGTCACGGAAAGCGTGAGTACTAAGCAAACGATGGCGATGAGGGTAATCACAGCCATATCTTTAAGTAATTCCAAGTAAAAATAATCCAGTTTAAATTGGATGCTAATTTCCCCATTGAGTTCTGACTCAATCTGTTCGAGTAAACTAGGCTTTTTATAGGTAAAAGGATAAGTCAGCGTTTTTTGCTGCGGCACAAAACTTAAGAAAAAAAAACTTTTTTCTTCAATCTGACCATAAATAGCATAATTCGGCGTATCTTTTATGGAAATAGAGGCGTATTGAATGATGTTATCTACTTTTAATGCATCAAGGGCTTCGGTTGCGGTTATGGTGTCATCAAAATAAATGGCTTCCTGTGAGTTTGCAACGATAATATCGGCCTGAATTTTTATTCTATCGGCTAATTTTGATTTATTATGCTGATAATCCATGATGGTTAACGTTATGACCATGATGAATAAAGCGGTGCTAACTGCGATAAAAATAAGTCGTTTAACTTTCGCTGTGATAGGTAAGTTATAGAAAATTAACATAAGCTCTAGGGTTTCATTAAACGTAATAATTTAGAACTCATATTAAGTTCTGTTTTTCGCATGGATTCTAAGTTAACTTGCATTTTTACTTTATCATTTTCAACGTAATAACGAATAATTCCACCATAATTTTCGGTAAAACCGACTTCACTACTAATGGTTAGAACCGCATGTTTTTCAAGTTCAGATTTATATTTTTCAAACAGAGAAATTTCGGAGGCACTGACGTAAAAAACATCACATTTCAGCAGTTGTTCAGGTGATAAATTATATTGAATTTTAAGGGGTCTTTTCTTAATTAAGTGGTTTTCGATTTCTTTTAGTTTTTTACTAATTTCCTCAGCTTTGTTAATACAGATAGAAAAAGTATCAACAGAAGGTTTTTTTAACCATGTGGTTAATTGGCTAATATGCACTAAATAAATAGCTTTTAATTTTTCTTCTGAGGCTATTTTAGGTTTTGATGCGTAACTCTGAGCAGAAATGAATCCACTGATGAGCCCACAAAAAATAATAAAAACTTTCACTATTTTACTCTACCAAAGTTATATTTTGATTTTTTATTACGTATTTAAGCATGTACATTAGGTAATGTTGAAATATCATGACACAAAAATAAAAATTAGGATGATTTAATTATTGTTTTTATTTTAAACTCAATGGGTTGCAAGAGGTTTGAAGCATGTTTAATAGTCTTACAAATAAATACAAAAATATTGCTTTACGGCTTAATTTATTTACG from Methylococcales bacterium carries:
- the coaBC gene encoding bifunctional phosphopantothenoylcysteine decarboxylase/phosphopantothenate--cysteine ligase CoaBC, producing MIKQHILLAVCGGIAAYKSAEIVRLLVKKGHAVKVIMTDSAMEFIRPLTFQALSGNPVQTQLLDTEQDNAMGHINLARWADKIIIAPATANIIAKLAHGLADDLVSTLCLAAECPIYIAPSMNQAMWHKPITQTNINALQQQGMQLIFPEQGEQACGEVGWGRLAEPLIICQSVIEDDISTVNNSLKGVRLLISAGPTREPLDPVRYLTNRSSGKMGYALAEAGLWAGASVSLVSGVVNLTAPSEVNLTVVETADEMFQAVMSKATSHDIYIGSAAVADYTPVQMSSQKIKKQKQEMILSLQKTKDILAEVALLAKRPFVVGFAAETDHLETYARDKLQCKNLDMIAANWVGREQGGFENNENALQVFWHNGHKNFPLINKKHLAKQLIALIAEIRNENNTIKNT
- the dut gene encoding dUTP diphosphatase, whose translation is MKTIQLKILDKRLGHEIPLPNYATTGSAGLDLRACIETATTLLPGDTLLIPTGLAIHINNPHLAAMLLPRSGLGHKHGIVLGNLVGLIDSDYQGQVFVSCWNRGSSEFEINIGERIAQMVFVPVEQVEFERVDEFNQSLRGAGGFGHTGRD
- a CDS encoding phosphomannomutase/phosphoglucomutase — protein: MARIFGIAAAFTIAMIVLSSLGVFWVSTITSEAKEESKQELTNSAIKVLAYTVYSQVKLLEKQVAQLATDRDVIAATESADRVLLENIAYKFQTQLPYALKVRICLLGIDRIDETAKPYMGQADLFLVQKTFESKQLSAVQGQGINRHFAITAAIKRDNQIIGVILASLDVNFLRRLFKNSPIENNFVMLKQRDMTVAKIGDVSMKNKSFHVLKIPDTRWQLDYWPYQTNQAGQSVVVKKSSLPRYELLTVIIIGVSLLTCLIYFFGYYQVRGLLRQDQKKLIYAIKDLRAGKDVSHYSMHLIEMKVIIATLAKFKRSHKKQLKRKNPPPPTIAPTKEKLSPPLPKSIAQSKEEPNPEPLLEAESKKSLKTTINPTIPDKIAPPYLEETIFKVYGIQGIAGKNLSKTKVYEIGLAIGSEVKNKGRRMVVVAKDGRLSSDDLIESLVKGLISTGCNVLDLGQIPTPLLYFITHHVGGRSGVMITGGHLASEYNGLKVVINGEILAGEKIQQLRQRIEDERYITGSLGTVEKNDSYGEEYIGTICDDIELKRNLKVIVDCGNGIVGKIISELLENLGCDVTLLYNQVDGHFPNHLPDPTNPENFKELINKVKNDKADVGLSFDGDGNRLGVVDSQGKIIWTDRQMMLFSKQILGKQVGAEIIYDIKCSQHLGEYIKKQGGRPIMWKAGHSFLKEKMQEKSAVLIGGMSGNIAFNDRWFGFDDALYSAARLLEILAADKRSSHEVFAELPDSINTAEILIEIAENEKFPFIAEFIKRADFPDATLIDIDGLRIEFDDGWALVRASNSSSSIMLRFEADNQEALLKIQQRIKQLMSEINQGIKIPF
- the crp gene encoding cAMP-activated global transcriptional regulator CRP; its protein translation is MITIYNQDPVRQQALSSFLKLCHIKTYPSKTILIKSGDINETLYYIIKGSVLVDAEDDDGKELILAYLNKGDFIGEMGVFNGQDPRMVNVKTRCECTVAEISHDRIRNVLKKELPEYAADILFIIGEQMAERLFITSRNFRDLAFMDTKGRIARTLLDLCKEPDAITHPDGMQLHMSRQEISHIVGCSREVVGRVLKELEEKGLITAHGKTIVVFGTR
- the hemJ gene encoding protoporphyrinogen oxidase HemJ translates to MWLKAFHLIFMVTWFAGLFYLPRLFVYHAMSEDETSNERFKVMERKLFFGIMTPGLIVTFIFGFWMLFDYAWAMYSSMGWLHLKLLLLAALVIYHYFCYLWLNDFKHDRNQRSHVFYRWVNEIPVLFLIGLILLAVVKPF
- a CDS encoding TonB-dependent receptor plug domain-containing protein translates to MNTTTKNKLCLVLSLSLIPSFASGEESMTDLIDMDLSDLEEVMVSVATKTNKNIKTVPSSVTVFTAVEIRSMGIKSVQELLNFVPGFQSTRESRVNQGSMVSARGASTPQTSYNILFMLDGHRLNDVSSGGAMIANRYLTTANIKQIEVIRGPGSALYGTNAFSGVVNIITKDQPEKNKNYQFF
- a CDS encoding TonB-dependent receptor; the protein is MRWRDFRLNLRYSEEQLNGFFNTKNQQSENIQQESAHLEYDLLTLKDLNLTLRSSFQYIRQTSYDINNQQSSRIEDNEFNIGLDGRYQLNEDHLLLAGMEWRYATVKGDILSGKRDVFGVYIQDQYRFNQQLELTLGLRYDHYSDGNQAINPRFSLVYTTDFNSTFKLMYGQAFRAPSIRQISRTQGLGEAGLKSEDIKTLEFAWLHTFFNNYHTSLTYFHSWSENKIDTIINRNRQLSDFKRKFTNIEGTLKTSGIEFELQAQITDEFSLRSSYTYLLSTETNPRRVAKNTFSLIAMYEYNDFNINLNGYYHSEMDQETSNKITELDDYWLLNANVRYQMTNWLAIVSQGHNLLNEQYFSSTKLANEPSGIPNRGRTYSVGVDVTF
- a CDS encoding response regulator, whose translation is MLIFYNLPITAKVKRLIFIAVSTALFIMVITLTIMDYQHNKSKLADRIKIQADIIVANSQEAIYFDDTITATEALDALKVDNIIQYASISIKDTPNYAIYGQIEEKSFFFLSFVPQQKTLTYPFTYKKPSLLEQIESELNGEISIQFKLDYFYLELLKDMAVITLIAIVCLVLTLSVTGRIIKQIVLPILQLASTAKNVTANKNYQTRAEVFGDDEVGRLTENFNEMLSQIQSHEEALEEKVLKRTEALEKALLTAEAANQAKSEFVANISHEIRTPMNAIINMNRFALKTELTHKQRNYLTTVDTSASWLLNVINDTLDFSRIESGQLELDEIEFSLSDLMSKLKIFTGETDKKGLELILQSPLKLEYYLIGDDFRLGQVIINLVSNAIKFTEKGEIIVSIEIVEESNQQITLLFSVVDTGVGIETQYQDRLFNSFSQADASTTRKYGGTGLGLAITQKLINLMGGEVQVESEVGKGSRFFFNVTLDKSSKYLPNRLTDYKVAVEHLRVLLLNNSPTYQTIFDNLLGELNISTTPVNSLSSAIHELETNNAYDLFLINWNSISPSEQVIFSQKSFRDHVAIAIIASASEHETIIAQDYHLTSDNIINKPLQAENLVDAISIAVNQKSCLKVKSLESDRSLLNPEKIINSRLLLVEDNEINQLVACELLENKGVNVTIANNGREAVEIAAQQSFDLVLMDIQMPIMDGHQASRAIRKHLTKDKLPIVAMTAHAMSDDKERCFSAGMNDHLAKPIDPTALYTVLAKYLHKTEIIETAQPTVNLKNNADGFPQMKGINFQSGMERVGQNRTLYLKLLQMFIKEHQYSFDDITQKLANDDVKGAKIKAHTLKGVGANLGATALSTIAAEIEVLLNEQETVEDTTKLQTLADEVKHFMDGIERISSADTQKPPPKQNENLDLKLQLREVRTQVSRYDFSAIQTIHCLMEQSKQKKNIYPQLEDIKQELEGFNYQKASQLITSLTKTLS
- a CDS encoding YfiR family protein translates to MKVFIIFCGLISGFISAQSYASKPKIASEEKLKAIYLVHISQLTTWLKKPSVDTFSICINKAEEISKKLKEIENHLIKKRPLKIQYNLSPEQLLKCDVFYVSASEISLFEKYKSELEKHAVLTISSEVGFTENYGGIIRYYVENDKVKMQVNLESMRKTELNMSSKLLRLMKP